The Deltaproteobacteria bacterium genomic interval CGGTCGTGAACCCGACGCCGACCCCGAACCCCACCCCGGGAATCTGCGGCGATGCGGATCTCAGCGGCGCGGTCACCGTCACCGACGGGGTCCAGGTGTTGCGCGCTGCGGCCGGACTCTCGAGCGACTGCACCGCCGCGCGCTGCGACGTCGACTCCAGCGGCGCCATCACGGTCACCGACGGCGTGAACGTGCTGCGCAACGCCGCCGGGCTCTCGTCGATTTCGACCTGCCCCTGAGCCGTTTTTGTCCGTCCGCCCACCCCCGCGACCGTAACGCCCCTGTATCTTTGGGTCGCGCTTAGGCATCATGGCGACGCGTGACGCGGATGGACCGCGTCGGGAGCACCGCGCGCCGCTCGGATGCTCGGGAGGGTGATGATGGCGAATCCGCTGGTCGAGCTGCAGCGTCTCGGACAGTCCCCCTGGCACGACAACATCAGTCGCGGCCTGCTCACGTCGGGGAAGCTCAAAAAGATGGTCGCCGCGGGCGACATCACCGGGCTCACCTCCAACCCGACGATCTTCGAGCAAGCCGTCGCGCAGAGCGACGACTACGACGAAGGCATCCGCATCCTCGCCCGCAAGGGCAAGAACGCCGAGGACATTTTCGACGCGCTCGCGATCGAGGACATCCGGGCCGCCGCCGACGTGTTCGCGCCGGTCTACAAGCGCACCGGCGGCGCCGACGGCTACGTCAGCATCGAGGTCGCGCCGAAGTTCGCCGCCGACACCGAGGCGACCGTCAAGGAAGCGCAGCGCCTTTGGAAGACCGTCGCCCGTCCGAACCTCATGGTGAAGATCCCGGCGACGCGCGAAGGCGTCCCCGCGATCGAGCGCTGCATCGCCGACGGCCTCAATATCAACGTGACCCTCATCTTCTCCCTCGAGCGCTACGACGAGGTCATGGACGCCTACCTCCGCGGCCTCGCGAAGCGCGCCGCCGCGAAGAAGCCGATCGACAAGATCGCGTCCGTCGCGAGCTTCTTCGTGAGCCGCGTCGACACCGCGGTCGACAAGCAGATCGAGCAGAAGATCAGCCAGAGCGGCCCCGACCAGCAGGCGCAATTGAGGCAGCTCGTCGGCAAGGCGGCGATCGCCAACGCCAAGCTCGCGTACGCCGCCTTCCGGAAGAAGTTCGCCGGGGAACGCTGGCAGACCCTCGCGGCGAAGGGCGCGCGCCTGCAGCGGCCGCTCTGGGCGAGCACCTCGACCAAGAACCCGTCCTACCCCGACGTCTACTACGTCGAGGCGCTCGTCGGTCCCGACACCGTCGACACGATGCCGCCCGCGACCATCGTCGCGTACAAGGACCACGGGAAGCCCGCGCCGCGCCTCGCGGCGGGCATGGAAGCGGCGGCGGCCGTCCTCCGGCGCATCGAGGACGCCGGCATCAGCATGGACGCCGTCACCCGCAAGCTCGAGGCCGACGGCGTCGCGTCGTTCGCGAAGTCGTTCGAATCGCTGATCGCCGTCGTGTCGGCGGCGCGCGAGGCGCTCCTCCTCACCGACCTCACCCTGGCGAAGCTCGGCGCGTCGGACCGGGCGGTGCGGGCGACCCTCGCCAAGATGGACGAGGCGAAGCTCCCCGAGCGCCTCTGGAAGCAGGACCCGACGCTCTGGAAGGCGGACGACCCCGCGCACCAGGCCGAGATCAAGATCCGCATGGGCTGGATCGACGTCGCCGACCTGATGCTCGGCGAGATCGACGAGCTCACCGCCTTCGCGGACGAGATCCGCAAAGCCGGCTTCACCCGCGCGGTCCTCTGCGGCATGGGCGGCTCGTCGCTCGCTCCCGAGGTGCTGCGACGGACCTTCGGCGTCGCCAAGGGATACCTCGACGTCCAGGTGCTCGATTCGACCGATCCGGCCGCCGTCGCGACGCTCGAGCGCTGGAGCGATCCCGCCAAGACGCTCTACATCGTCTCGTCGAAATCGGGCGGCACGACCGAGCCGAACGTCTTCTTCCAGTATTTCTACGATCGCGTCCGCGCGGCCCGCGGCGATCAGGCCGGGCAGCACTTCGTCGCGATCACCGATCCGGGCACCAAGATGGAGGCGCGCGCCCGCGAGCACGGCTTCCGCCGCATCTTCCTCGCCCGGCCGGAGATCGGCGGACGGTACTCCGCGCTCTCGCACTTCGGGCTCGTGCCGGCGGCCCTCATGGGCATCGACGTCGCGAAGCTCCTGCAGCGCGCCAAGCGTATGATGCTCGCCTGCGGCGCGACCGTCCCGGCGTCGCAAAATCCCGGACTCTACCTCGGGGCCGTGATCGGCACGCTCGCCAAGGCGGGTCGCGACAAGCTCACGTTCGTGATCGACAGGAAGCTCGATACCTTCGGCTACTGGACCGAGCAGCTGATCGCCGAGTCCACGGGCAAGGAGGGCACCGGCATCGTCCCCGTCGAGGGCGAGCCCGTCGGCCGCCCCGATGCGTACGGCAAGGATCGCGTGTTCGCCTACGTCCGGCTCGACGGCGGCCAGGAGCGCGCCGTGCAGGGGCTCATCCGCGGCGGCCATCCCGTCGTCGCGTTCCGCCTGAAGGACGCCTACGACCTCGGCGGCGAGTTCCTGCGCTGGGAGATCGCGACCGCCGCCGCCGGCTGGGTCCTCGGCATCGACCCGTTCGATCAGCCGAACGTGCAGGAGTCGAAGGACAACACCGTGCGCCTGCTGAAGGAGTATCAGGAGAGCGGCGCCCTCCCCGACCCGGGCGGCATCGTGTCGGCGAATGCCACCGACTTCGCCCGCCGGCTCGAGGCGCATCTGCGGCAGATACGCAAAGGCGACTACGTGGCGGTCACCGCGTACGTCGAGCGCACCGGCGAGCGCGAGCAGGTCCTGCGGCAGATCCGGTCCGCGCTACGCGACCGCTTCAAGGTCGCGACCACCGTCGGCTACGGGCCGCGCTTCCTGCACTCGACGGGACAGCTCCACAAGGGCGGCGCCGCCAACGGCGTCTTCATCCAGCTCTCGGCGGAGCCCGCCGAGGATCTGGCGATCCCCGGCGAGACGTTCAGCTTCGGGACGCTCGAGGCGGCGCAGGCGCTCGGCGACTACCAGTCGCTCGCGTCGCGCGGCCGGCGGGCGCTCCGCGTCTCGCTCGGCGTCGACATCGACCTCGGCATGCGGACGATCCTCGCCGTCGTCGCGGACGACGGGCGGAGACGGAGCGCGGCGACCGCGAAGAGGAAGCCCGCGAAGCCGAAGGCCAAGGCGAAACCGGCGCGCGCCAAGCCGGTGAAGACGAAACGATCCACGGCGCGCGTGGCCAAGAAGAAGCCTGCCTCCAGGATCGGGACGGCGCGCCGCACGCGCGCGCGGCGGGGTCGATGAGCGCGCCCGCGCCGGCCCGCGGCAAGACGGGCGTCTCGATCAAACGGACCGAAGGTCCGGATCGGGGCGTCGAGGCGATCCGCGCCAAAGATCCCGTCACGATCGTGATCTTCGGCGCCTCGGGCGACCTCGCGAAACGGAAGCTCATCCCCGCCCTCTACCACCTCCACGCCGGCGGCTACCTCCCGGAGCGCTACGCCGTCGTCGGCTTCTCGCGCACGCCGCTCAGCGACGACGCCTACCGCGAGCACATGCTGGCGGCCCTCCGCGAGCAGGTGACGGGCGAGACCATCGGCGCCGATCATCCGATCGCCCAGGCGCTCTACTACCAGCCGGGCGACGCGGACAACCCGCAGACGTTCCAGGAGCTCCGCGTCCGTCTCGAGAAGATCGAGAAGGAGCGCGGCCTTCCCGGGAACCGGCTCTTCTACCTCTCGGTTGCGCCGGAGTTCTTCCCGCTCATCCTCGAGAACCTCGCGGCGGCGGGCCTCATCCGCCAGAAGACCGACGCCGCCTGGTCGCGCGTCATCATCGAGAAACCGTTCGGCACCGACCTCACGAGCGCGCGCGCGCTGAACGCCATCGTCGCCGCCACCCTCGACGAGAACCAGATCTACCGCATCGATCACTACCTCGGGAAAGAGACCGTCCAGAACATCTTGAGCTTCCGGTTCGGCAACTCGATCTTCGAGCCGCTCTTCAACCAGAAGTACGTCGACAACGTGCAGATCACGGTCGCCGAGGAGCTCGGCATGGAGGGCCGGCGCGGCGCCTACTACGACGGCGCCGGCACCATGCGGGACATGGTGCAGAACCACATCCTCCAGCTCTTCTGCCTGATCGCGATGGAGCCGCCGTCGGCGCTCGAGGCCCAGGCGATCCGCGACGAGAAGGTGAAGGTGCTGCGCGCGCTCGTGCCGATGACGCGCAAGGAGGTCGCCGCCAACACCGTCCGCGGCCAGTACGGCATGGGCGAGAAGAGCGGCCAGGTCGTGAAGGGCTATCGCCAGGAGGAAGGCGTCGACCCGCAGTCGTTCACCGAGACGTTCGTCGCCCTCAGGATGAAGGTCGACAACTGGCGCTGGGCCGGCGTGCCGTTCTTCCTGCGCTCGGGGAAGCGCCTCGCGAAGCGGGTCTCCGAGATCGCGGTCGAGTTCAAGCAGCCGCCGCTCCACCTCTTCCGCTATCTCGGCGAGGACGACGATACGATCGTCGCGCGCCCGATGTCGAACGTCATCGTGATGCGCATCCAGCCCGATGAAGGCATCAGCCTCTCGATCGCCTGCAAGCAGCCCGGCATGCGTATCCAGCTGCAGGAAGTCGAGATGGATTTCTTCTACGGCGAGGCCTTTCACGAGCGCTCGCCGGAAGCCTACGAGCGGCTCTTGCTGGACGCCCTTCGCGGCGACGCGTCGCTCTTCACGCGATCCGACGAGGTCGAGTACTCGTGGCGCTTCATCACCGCGATCCACGAGGCGTGGGCGAACCTGCCGCCTCCGACCTTCCCGAACTACTACCCCTTCAGCGACGGCCCGGACGAGGCGAACCGGCTGCTCGAAGGCACCCAGGCGCGCTGGCGGCCGCTCCGGGAGGCGTAGCAAGGCCCGACTCCCGGAGGCCGCGATCCGCGCGCAATCCCCTCGAAGCGATCGGAGCTGGCGATGGCCCGCTCGTCGAGCGCCGCGCGCACTCGATGTCCGAGATGTGCGTCGGCGTTCCGGGCGACGTTATCGCCGCGGGCGCGTGGTCAGACCGATTCGCGAGCGTGCGAGGCCAGCCCATCGGCGCAGGCCGCGAAGCATCACGACGTGCGCTGTCGGCTCCGCTGGCGGAGCCAGATCGCGAGCGCTTCAGCCGATAGCTCGCCGCGTGCGACCCGGAGCGTCACCTCGGTCAGCTCCGCGGACGAAAAGTCCGGCTCCACGTCGTTGATGACCAGGAACACGATGCCCGCATGCGCTCCGACTCGCTTGTTGCCGTCGACGAAGGGGTGGTTCATCACCAACGCGTGCATCAGCGCCGCCGCTTTGGTGACGACGTCGGGATACAGGTCCTCGCCCCCGAACGTCTCCTGTGAGCGCGCAACCGCCGCCTTGAGCGCTCCCCGATCACGAAGCCCGGAGGCACCGCCGAAGGCACGGAGCTGGCGCCGGTGGAGATCGAGAACCTGGTCGATGGAGAGGTACTCGATCACTTCGCCAGTTCGCGAAAGCTCTCCGTGTAGCGGTCGATGACGGCATCAGCGACTTTGCCGAATAGACGACCGACCTTGCCGTCCTCGAAATAGCGCACCCCGGCGCGGATCGTGACCGCGCCCGTCTGCGGGTGGACGCTCACGTCGACCTCGTCGCCTTTCGCGAGGTTGAGTTCCCGAACGACCTCCGCGGGCAACGTCACGGCAAGGGAGCTCCCGGCCTGAACCAGTTTTCTCTTCATGTCAGTACTAAATATGTACACATGGGACCCGTCAAGCCCTGAGCGCCTCGAAGCGCGTCCGGGCGGCGACGAGGTCGTCGAGCTCGAAGATCTCGCCGCCGCTGTGACAAACGGCAGTACAGCTCCGACCGTTTGACAATGGGGGTTGGACGAAGCCGCTTCGCGGCAGCCCCAGAATCCGCTTCTAAGCCCTTCAACTCACGGACACGGAGGTACGGGCGGAACGGCTATGGGATCGGCGCTGACGCGCTTGTAGCTGTACTTGCAGGTCGCGACCTCGGGACCATTGTCCTCGTCGATGATCTGGACGATCGACAGCATCTTGACGGAGCCTTTATCCGTCCCGGGCTTCACCTTAAAACTCGCGCGCACAACCTCTCCCTCGTCCGAGGAGGGGCACGAGAGCAGTCCGGCCTCGGCCTGCTTGTTCAGCATGGCCTGGTTGGCGCCATCCGGGACGAGGAAGCCGTTGTAGACGAAGTCGCCGTTCGGACTGATCGGAGTGTCGATGTGCACCGCGAGCAGAAAAGGATCGTCGGGGTCCTGATAGATGACCATGAAGCTGTCCGGGTTCCCCGACTTGAACTTGCCGGAAGAGAAACTGAAGCCCTGGCACGTCCACTTCCCCTCGTAGAGCCCCTGCACCTCGATCAGCTGAGCCTCGGCCGTTCGTGTCGCCGGCGGTGCGAAGGAGAGGGAGAGAAGACCGCACGCGATTGTCACAACAACTCTCGATGTCTGCATTGCTGCCCTCCTTGATAGCGGAGGCCGTGCGTCTGGCCGGCCTTTCCGCTGGTAGTTCGTGGCCACAATTCGGATTCGAATCGTGAGTCACTGGTGTCCATCGCGAGCGGAGATAACCCGGCCGGCAGCGTGGGTCCTGGCGAAACTCAGGGTTTTCTCAGGAGAAACCGAGGGATCGAGGCCACACGTCCACGAGGTTCTCCTCGCCCCGGACCTGTCCAGTTCGAGACTCGGCGCGATGCGGGCCGCGCCCATCACGGACGGCGCGTGGCCGCGAGCACATCGGCGACGAACGCCAGCAGCGCGGCGCGCGACGAGAAGAACGCCGATCGTCCCGACGCGAGATGCTCGACGCGCCCCTCGAAGCGGAGTCCCGGTCGCGACACCGGCGCGAAATGCACGACGAACGCGCGGTCGGACGGCAGCGTGCGCCGGCCGTCGTCGGGCGGAGGGTCGAGGCTCATGGCGTCCGGGAACGTATCGCCGGTTGCCGGGAGAGTCCTGGCGATACTAGGGAGGTTCCGAGGAGATGGTGACGAGCCGCGAAACACCCGCCGTACGCATCGATTCCCGCACCGGCTGGGCCTGGTGCGGCGACCGCCGCCTGGACCTGGCGCCGAAAGCGTTCGCGGTTCTCCGTCACCTCGTCGAGCGCCCGTTGCACCTGGTGACGAAGGACGACCTCTTCGCCGCCGGTTGGAGCGACGCGATCGTCGGCGAAGCGACGCTCACGAGCTGCATCCGCGACCTCCGCAAAGCGCTCGGCGACTCGTCGCGCGCCCCGCGCTACATCGAAACGGTTCATCGGCGCGGCTTCCGCTTCATCGGCCCGGTCGCGACGGCGGATACCCACGACCGGGTGGCGGTCGCGGAGGCGACGACGGCTCCGCTCGGCGTCCTCCCGATCGCCCCGCCGACGTTGGTCGGTCGCGACGGCGATCTGGCGCAGCTCCGTGCCGAGTACGCGACCGCGACCGCCGGCCGGCGCCGACTCGTTTTCGTGACCGGCGAGGCGGGGATCGGCAAGACCGCGCTCGTCGAGGCATTCCTCGAGCAGATCGCGACGGGCCACCCGGTCCGCATCGGTCGCGGGCAGTGCCTCGAGCACTACGGCGCGAGCGAGCCCTACCTTCCCATCCTGGAAGCGCTCGGCCGCATGGGCCGCGAGCCGGGACGCGAAGCGCTGCTGCGCGTCCTCACGCGCTACGCGCCGACGTGGCTCGCGCAGCTCCCCGCGCTCCTCGGCGACGACGAGCTTGCATCCGTCCAGCGGCGTACCCAAGGGACGACCCGCGAGCGCATGCTCCGCGAGCTGATCGAGGCGTGCGACGCGCTCGGCGCCGAGACGCCGTTCGTCCTCCTCCTCGAGGACCTCCATTGGAGCGACGTCGAGACGATCGACCTGGTGACCATGCTCGCCCGACGCCGCGACCCGACGCGCCTCTTGATCCTCGCGACCTATCGTGCCGCCGAGATCGCTGCCGAGTCGCACCGACTCGAGTTCGCCGTGGAGGATCTGCGCGTCCACGGCGCCTGCCACCAGATCACGCTCGATTTCCTCGACGCGGCCGCAGTCGGCGAGTACCTCGATCGTCGCTTTCCGAGTGCCGCGTTCCCGTCCGAGCTCACCGCGGTGCTGCACGCGAACACGGGCGGGAACCCGCTGTTTCTCGTGAACGTCGTCGACGAGCTCGCGGCGCAACGCCATATTGACACGACCGGCGGTCGCGCGACGCTCACGATCCCGGTGGCGCGCGTCGCGGCGGAGGTTCCGCGCACGCTCCGCCAGATGGTCGAGCGGCAGATCGATCGGCTGTCGTTGCGCGAGCAGACGGTGCTCGCGGTGGCGAGCGTCGCCGGAGCGGAGTTCTCGGCCGCGATCGCGACCGCGGACGGCATCGACGCCGGCGACGCCGAACGATGCTGCGAGGACCTGGCGCGGCGGGGATGCTTCCTGCGCGCGGCCGGAGCAGCCGAGTGGCCCGACGGCACCGTGGCGGGCCGCTACGCCTTCATCCATGCGCTCTATCGCGACGTGCTCGCCGGGCGCATTCCCGCAGGCCATCGCGTCGGCTTGCACCTGCGGGTCGGCGACCGACTCGAGCGCGCGCACGGCGCGTCCGCGCCCGATATTGCCGGCGAGCTCGCCATGCACTTCGCGCACGGTCGCGACTTCGACCGCGCGGTCCGCTATCGCCGCACGGCGGCCGAGACGGCGCTCCGCCACCACGGCTATCGCGAGGCCGTCCATCACGCGCGCCAGGCGCTGCAACTGCTCGGCGCCTTGCCGGCATCGGCTGCACGCGCGCACGACGAGATGCGCATCCAGACCTTGCTCGGCGCCGCCGTGATCGCGACCAGCGGCTGGGCCGCGCCGGAGGTGGCCGAAGCCTACGAGCGCGCGCGCACGCTCGCGGCGGCGACCGGCGTCACGCCCGAGCTCTTTCCCATCCTGCTCGGTCTCTGCGCCTTCTACTTGATGCGCGGCGAGCTCGCGGTGGCCGACGAGATGGCGGGACGGCTCCTCGGGCTCGCCGAGGCCACGAGCGACCCCGCGGCCTCGCTCGGCGCCCACAACACCGCGGGCATGGTCGCGATGTATCGCGGCGACTACGCCGGGGCCATACGCCACCTCGAGCGCTCGAAGGTGATCTACGATGCCGAGCGGCACGCGCCGAACCGGGCAAGCGGATTCACCATCGACCACGATCCCGGCGTGTCGTGCGCGGCGCACGAGGCACTGGCGCTCCTGGTGCTCGGACAGACGGATCGCGCGACGGTGCGCATGCGCGAGTGTCTCGCCGGCGCCGACACGCTCGACCATCCGCTCAGCGTCGCGATGGCGTACAACTTCGCGGCGATCTTCTACCAGCTCCTGCGCGATCCCACCGTCGTCCAGGAGCTCGAGGACGTCCGGCTCGCGTACTCGCAGAAGCACGACTTCGAGCTCTTCCTGATGCTGGGAGAGATCTATCGCGGTTGGCTGGTGGCCGAAGGTGGACGCGGCGACGAGGGCGTCGAGCGCATCCAACACGGACTCGCCGTGTATCAGGCGATCGGCGCGGAGCTCGGACGGCCGACGTTCCTCGGCATCCTCGCCGACGTCTGCAATCGTCTCGGGCGTCACGAGGAGGCGCGCGCCGCGGTCGCGACCGCCTTCGAGCTCGCGGAGCGAAGCGGGTTGCACTACTGGGACGCCGAGCTCCACCGCTTGTCGGGTAGGATCACGCTCGCCGAGGCGGGCGCCGGAGGCGACGCCGGCGCCCGGAAGGCGGAGCGCTCCTTCCATGAGGCACTCGCGATCGCCCATCGTCAGGAGGCCCGCTTCCTCGAGCTGCGCGCCGCGATCGACCTCGCGCGTCTCTGGCGCGACCGCGGGAAGCAACGCGAAGCTCGGACGCTCCTCTCCGAGCGCCTCGCGCCGCTCGCCGCGAGCCGTGACGTCCCGGACCTCCGCGACGCGCGCACCCTGCTCGAGGAGCTGGGGACGCGCCGGTCGCGGAAATCCGACGTCAGCTGACGTCGGCCGGGCACTGCATGATCCGGCGGAACGTGACGGCATCGAGGCGGATCGGCTCGGCGCTCTGCATGAAGTCGGCGCGCACCGACTCGGGGAGCTGCCTCTTCGCCGGCCGGGAACGGAAGCGGCGCCCGAACTGAGCGATCTTCCGCGCCACCTGGCCGACCTTCGACTTCGCCCACCGGTACTTCTTCGGCGTCCCGCAGAGCGTGCGCGCTTCGGCGAGCCTCGTGATCGCCCCGTCGAGCGACACGCGCAGGCTCTTCTGGAGAGCGGCCGACACCGTGAGGCCCATGGCGCGGGCGCGCACTGCGCTCAGCCGACACCCGATCGACGCGAAGGTCGCGGCCGGCGGCGCCGCGGTACACGGTTCCTCACCGCCGCCGATCGTGACCGTCGTATAGCTGCCGGTCCCGACCGACGTCGGCGAATCGAGGCCGCCGTCGTTCACGACCAGCAGCACGAGATACGTACCGGGAGCGTCGAACGTGTGCGAGGGTGTCGGGCCGACCGCGGTGCCACCGTCGTCGAAGTACCACTGGTAGCCGAGCGGTGCGCCCTCGGCGTCGGTGCTGGCGCCGCCGTCGAACACGATCGGCACGCCGACCTCGCCGACGTACGGGCCGCCGACGGCCGCACGCGGCGGCTCGTTCGCGAGCGGCGGACATGGAACGGTGAAGGATGCCGTGAGCCCGACGCCGTCCGCGTCCACGACGTAGGCGCCCGCCGCCGTCGTCGCGTCGACGGAGAGCGCGAAGCGGAGCGCCAGCGTGAGCGCGGAGACGCGGTTGAGGGCGTCGATCGGCACGTCGCGCCAGACGGATGGGCCGCTCGGTCCATCGATGCGCACGTGCGTCGTGTCGCCGGGGTGGATCGTGCTCGAGCCCGGGACCGGGCCGTCGGCGAGGTTCCATCCGCTCGCGAGCGCGACCAGTGGGACACCCGTGACGTTCGCGAGGATGCGGTCGCCGGGCGCGGCGCAGGCGGGGAAGAGCGTCAGCGCTGGCCCCTCGAACGCCTGGACGTCCGCGATCGTCGTCGCGGGTGGCGACGTCTTGGCCCCGTCGGAGACGGTGAGTGCGACCGTGTAGCGGCCGGGCGCCGCGTACGCATGCGCGAACGGCGCATCGACGGGAACGGTCACCGGCGGCGTGCCGTCGCCGAAGTCCCAGCGCGCCGCGAGCGCGTGGCCCAAGGGATCGAACGAGCGGCGTGCGTCGAAGCGGATCGCCGCCGACGGTGCGCCCGCCGTGGCGAAGCCGCGGTAGGGTCCCGCGGCATCGGCGACGAGTCCGGACGGCCAGCGGTCGCGCACGAAGACGTCCTCGAGGCCGTTCGTGTCGGCTGGCACCAGATTCGTCGCGTCGGAGACGAACGCGACGAAGCGGCCGTCCGCGCTCAAGGCCATGCGGGTCTCGTCGTTGATGAAATGTCCTTCGCCGCTGCTGCCGTCGCCTTGATCGCCGTTCGTGGCGACGCTCGCGAGGTCGGTCGAGCCGGCGACGAGATCGCGGACGAAGACGTCCTCACGGTTGTTGGTGTCCGCGAGCACGAGGTTGTCGGCCCGCGAGCGGAAGACGACGAAGCGTCCGTCGGCGCTGATCATCGGGTCACGGTTGCACGTGGCCACCGACTCGAACCTCGAGCACGTCGCCTGCTCGCCTGCGCCGGAGATGTCCGCACGCATGGTCGTGCCTTGAACGCGGTCACGTACGAAGACGTCGCCGAAGCCGTTGGTGTCGCCGGCGACCAGGCTCGACGACGGCGACACGAACGCGACGAAGCGGCCGTCGGCGCTGATCGACGGGCTCGCGGCGGTCGCGGCGCTCGCCGGGGCGCCGCCGGTCGGGACGCTCACGAGCTCGGTCGTCTGCGCCACGCGATCGCGCACGTAGACGCGCTCGAAGCCGAACGCCGGCGTCCCGATGACGAGATCGGTCGCGCCCGACTCGAAGGCGACGTAGCGGCCGTCGGCGCTGATGCCGAGTCGCGGGTCGCTGCCGGAACTGGCGCCGGCGCCCGACTGTCCACCACCCGCGGCAATGTTCACGCGCTCGGTCGTACCGTTCACCCGGTCGCGTACGAACACGTCGCCGGTGTCGTTGGTGTCGCCGGCGACGAGGTTCGTCTGGTTCGAGTAGAACGCGACGTAGCGCCCGTCGGCGCTGAGCGCCGGCCGGAGGCTACGACACGGGTCGGTGGCCGTCGGCGGGCACGTGCCCCCGAGCTCTTCGGACGAGACGTCGGCCCGTTCCTCGGAGCCGGTCGCGAGATCGTGGACGAGGATGCTCACGACCGGCGCGCTCGTCGCCGAGCTCGCCTCCGTGCACTCGTAGGCGACGAAACGGCCGTCGCCGCTCACGGTCGGGAAGTCGCTTTTCTGGCACGCGGACGCGCTCACGGGGATGGTCGTGCCCGCGCGCCGGTCGCGCGCGTACACGTGACTGTCGCCGAGCGCGCCGAGCCCGTCCGCCGCCGAGCGAAAGACGACGATCGCGCCGTCGGCGCTCATCGCGGGCACGAAGGATCCGGAGTCCCCGGTCGCCTCCTCGCCGTGCGGGCCGAC includes:
- a CDS encoding bifunctional transaldolase/phosoglucose isomerase; the protein is MANPLVELQRLGQSPWHDNISRGLLTSGKLKKMVAAGDITGLTSNPTIFEQAVAQSDDYDEGIRILARKGKNAEDIFDALAIEDIRAAADVFAPVYKRTGGADGYVSIEVAPKFAADTEATVKEAQRLWKTVARPNLMVKIPATREGVPAIERCIADGLNINVTLIFSLERYDEVMDAYLRGLAKRAAAKKPIDKIASVASFFVSRVDTAVDKQIEQKISQSGPDQQAQLRQLVGKAAIANAKLAYAAFRKKFAGERWQTLAAKGARLQRPLWASTSTKNPSYPDVYYVEALVGPDTVDTMPPATIVAYKDHGKPAPRLAAGMEAAAAVLRRIEDAGISMDAVTRKLEADGVASFAKSFESLIAVVSAAREALLLTDLTLAKLGASDRAVRATLAKMDEAKLPERLWKQDPTLWKADDPAHQAEIKIRMGWIDVADLMLGEIDELTAFADEIRKAGFTRAVLCGMGGSSLAPEVLRRTFGVAKGYLDVQVLDSTDPAAVATLERWSDPAKTLYIVSSKSGGTTEPNVFFQYFYDRVRAARGDQAGQHFVAITDPGTKMEARAREHGFRRIFLARPEIGGRYSALSHFGLVPAALMGIDVAKLLQRAKRMMLACGATVPASQNPGLYLGAVIGTLAKAGRDKLTFVIDRKLDTFGYWTEQLIAESTGKEGTGIVPVEGEPVGRPDAYGKDRVFAYVRLDGGQERAVQGLIRGGHPVVAFRLKDAYDLGGEFLRWEIATAAAGWVLGIDPFDQPNVQESKDNTVRLLKEYQESGALPDPGGIVSANATDFARRLEAHLRQIRKGDYVAVTAYVERTGEREQVLRQIRSALRDRFKVATTVGYGPRFLHSTGQLHKGGAANGVFIQLSAEPAEDLAIPGETFSFGTLEAAQALGDYQSLASRGRRALRVSLGVDIDLGMRTILAVVADDGRRRSAATAKRKPAKPKAKAKPARAKPVKTKRSTARVAKKKPASRIGTARRTRARRGR
- the zwf gene encoding glucose-6-phosphate dehydrogenase encodes the protein MSAPAPARGKTGVSIKRTEGPDRGVEAIRAKDPVTIVIFGASGDLAKRKLIPALYHLHAGGYLPERYAVVGFSRTPLSDDAYREHMLAALREQVTGETIGADHPIAQALYYQPGDADNPQTFQELRVRLEKIEKERGLPGNRLFYLSVAPEFFPLILENLAAAGLIRQKTDAAWSRVIIEKPFGTDLTSARALNAIVAATLDENQIYRIDHYLGKETVQNILSFRFGNSIFEPLFNQKYVDNVQITVAEELGMEGRRGAYYDGAGTMRDMVQNHILQLFCLIAMEPPSALEAQAIRDEKVKVLRALVPMTRKEVAANTVRGQYGMGEKSGQVVKGYRQEEGVDPQSFTETFVALRMKVDNWRWAGVPFFLRSGKRLAKRVSEIAVEFKQPPLHLFRYLGEDDDTIVARPMSNVIVMRIQPDEGISLSIACKQPGMRIQLQEVEMDFFYGEAFHERSPEAYERLLLDALRGDASLFTRSDEVEYSWRFITAIHEAWANLPPPTFPNYYPFSDGPDEANRLLEGTQARWRPLREA
- a CDS encoding type II toxin-antitoxin system death-on-curing family toxin, whose translation is MIEYLSIDQVLDLHRRQLRAFGGASGLRDRGALKAAVARSQETFGGEDLYPDVVTKAAALMHALVMNHPFVDGNKRVGAHAGIVFLVINDVEPDFSSAELTEVTLRVARGELSAEALAIWLRQRSRQRTS
- a CDS encoding AbrB/MazE/SpoVT family DNA-binding domain-containing protein, whose amino-acid sequence is MKRKLVQAGSSLAVTLPAEVVRELNLAKGDEVDVSVHPQTGAVTIRAGVRYFEDGKVGRLFGKVADAVIDRYTESFRELAK
- a CDS encoding AAA family ATPase; translation: MVTSRETPAVRIDSRTGWAWCGDRRLDLAPKAFAVLRHLVERPLHLVTKDDLFAAGWSDAIVGEATLTSCIRDLRKALGDSSRAPRYIETVHRRGFRFIGPVATADTHDRVAVAEATTAPLGVLPIAPPTLVGRDGDLAQLRAEYATATAGRRRLVFVTGEAGIGKTALVEAFLEQIATGHPVRIGRGQCLEHYGASEPYLPILEALGRMGREPGREALLRVLTRYAPTWLAQLPALLGDDELASVQRRTQGTTRERMLRELIEACDALGAETPFVLLLEDLHWSDVETIDLVTMLARRRDPTRLLILATYRAAEIAAESHRLEFAVEDLRVHGACHQITLDFLDAAAVGEYLDRRFPSAAFPSELTAVLHANTGGNPLFLVNVVDELAAQRHIDTTGGRATLTIPVARVAAEVPRTLRQMVERQIDRLSLREQTVLAVASVAGAEFSAAIATADGIDAGDAERCCEDLARRGCFLRAAGAAEWPDGTVAGRYAFIHALYRDVLAGRIPAGHRVGLHLRVGDRLERAHGASAPDIAGELAMHFAHGRDFDRAVRYRRTAAETALRHHGYREAVHHARQALQLLGALPASAARAHDEMRIQTLLGAAVIATSGWAAPEVAEAYERARTLAAATGVTPELFPILLGLCAFYLMRGELAVADEMAGRLLGLAEATSDPAASLGAHNTAGMVAMYRGDYAGAIRHLERSKVIYDAERHAPNRASGFTIDHDPGVSCAAHEALALLVLGQTDRATVRMRECLAGADTLDHPLSVAMAYNFAAIFYQLLRDPTVVQELEDVRLAYSQKHDFELFLMLGEIYRGWLVAEGGRGDEGVERIQHGLAVYQAIGAELGRPTFLGILADVCNRLGRHEEARAAVATAFELAERSGLHYWDAELHRLSGRITLAEAGAGGDAGARKAERSFHEALAIAHRQEARFLELRAAIDLARLWRDRGKQREARTLLSERLAPLAASRDVPDLRDARTLLEELGTRRSRKSDVS